One Oryza sativa Japonica Group chromosome 8, ASM3414082v1 DNA window includes the following coding sequences:
- the LOC4345580 gene encoding uncharacterized protein, with protein MVVMGQLGRFMDGIKSKLRGGGGRKTGRKKEAAAMMTYDKMDKTESMRVEIRSRQAQKLIAKNLVAADSIGRRNKRFFLAF; from the coding sequence ATGGTGGTGATGGGGCAGCTGGGGAGGTTCATGGACGGGATCAAGTCGAAgcttcgcggcggcggagggaggaagacagggaggaagaaggaggcggcggcgatgatgacgtacGACAAGATGGACAAGACGGAGAGCATGAGGGTGGAGATCAGGAGCAGGCAGGCGCAGAAGCTCATCGCCAagaacctcgtcgccgccgactccaTCGGCCGCCGCAACAAGCGCTTCTTCCTCGCCTTCTGA